One window of the Colletotrichum destructivum chromosome 4, complete sequence genome contains the following:
- a CDS encoding Putative six-bladed beta-propeller, TolB, SMP-30/Gluconolactonase/LRE-like region produces the protein MIAGQVRYCNPSAWRENKNPAKVPIPRKSIKIPVSEVYCPVVRGIMARTIRTMFAKTAASLLVGLVGPVLGQLDALPSGFNPDRWAWVSNEDPLLAVIPGRFNRSVWEAPSAAEVSDPRVAAINEHINKTSFVAYDERFFDIIGLGATVEQLQVLPFQVHEASCYIPEQSLLFFVEWGPPGGQNGTHDWQYVLDVRTNNLTKIRTDPPTYNVHGCVYQNGKLHVVTDGGPNETAYLATIDPKTWERKTVLNNFYERPFMSFNDLELDREGNYYLSDSRSGWGRDLNPYSMPTLPTVYFVNGTTLRAKELAYLQGNANGISLSPDGGTLYLADTGASETKPSRRNNLGPRDLWAWDFAVSSSGRRLPLLGNRRLLSRAMQYFYDGVRVSRGGWVFGAGGEVVDVLDPESGWTLGSIRVGGGGNDPVNLAFGENETWIVGKGGVWHVKNIRERLDKAV, from the exons ATGATCGCGGGCCAAGTCCGATATTGTAACCCGAGTGCTTGGCGTGAAAACAAGAATCCGGCAAAAGTACCAATACCCAGGAAGAGTATAAAGATACCCGTCAGCGAAGTTTACTGCCCGGTAGTTCGCGGAATCATGGCCCGAACCATCAGAACGATGTTTGCGAAGACCGCCGCCAGTctccttgtcggcctcgtcggcccgGTGCTGGGCCAGCTGGACGCCCTGCCGTCGGGCTTCAACCCGGACCGATGGGCCTGGGTCTCCAACGAGGATCCGCTCCTCGCCGTGATACCGGGCCGCTTCAATCGCTCCGTGTGGGAGGCACCATCTGCCGCCGAAGTGTCCGACCCCAGGGTGGCCGCCAT CAACGAGCACATCAACAAGACCAGCTTTGTCGCCTACGACGAAcgcttcttcgacatcatcggACTAGGCGCCACTgtcgagcagctgcaggtCCTCCCATTTCAAGTACACGAGGCCTCTTGCTATATACCCGAGCAGTCGCTACTATTTTTCGTGGAATGGGGTCCTCCTGGAGGCCAGAACGGCACGCACGACTGGCAGTATGTTTTGGACGTTCGGACCAACAACCTGACCAAGATTCGGACGGACCCGCCAACTTACAATGTCCACGGCTGCGTGTACCAGAACGGCAAGCTGCACGTCGTCACGGACGGGGGCCCGAACGAGACGGCATACCTGGCGACCATCGACCCGAAGACGTGGGAGCGCAAGACCGTTCTGAACAACTTCTACGAGCGGCCTTTCATGAGCTTCAACGATCTCGAGCTGGACCGTGAGGGGAACTATTATCTGTCTGACTCCAGATCAGGCTGG GGCCGAGATCTGAACCCCTACTCCATGCCCACGCTGCCCACGGTCTATttcgtcaacggcaccaCCCTCCGGGCCAAGGAGCTGGCGTACCTTCAGGGCAACGCCAACGGCATATCGCTGTCGCCCGACGGCGGGACGCTCTACCTGGCGGACACGGGCGCCTCCGAGACCAAACCGTCGCGGCGGAACAACCTGGGCCCGCGCGACCTCTGGGCGTGGGACTTCGCCGTTTCCTCGTCGGGGAGGCGTCTGCCGCTGCTCGGGAATCGGAGGCTGCTGAGCCGCGCGATGCAGTACTTCTACGACGGCGTGCGCGTGAGCCGCGGCGGCTGGGTCTtcggggccggcggcgaggtggtggacgtCCTAGACCCGGAGTCCGGGTGGACGCTCGGCTCGATCCGcgtcggcgggggcggcaACGATCCCGTGAATCTGGCGTTTGGGGAGAACGAGACGTGGATCGTGGGCAAAGGGGGTGTCTGGCATGTCAAGAACATACGTGAGAGGCTCGATAAAGCTGTCTAG
- a CDS encoding Putative nucleoside phosphorylase domain-containing protein encodes MEEYTVGWLCALSLEMAAAKGMLDQVHPNLPQQDSADHNSYILGQVRGHNIVIACLPAGIYGTTVAATVAKDLLRTFKSIQFILMVGIGGGVPSQTQDVRLGDVVVSQPTGTSGGVIQYDRGKMVQEEDFRRTGSLNSPPQVLLAALNRLKADYDTGDCQIPYFLSEMLSKRPIMKEKYGPRHSSEDRLYRAGYEHADEEFNCDQCDQTQVFQRYAREEEGPLVHFGNIASGNQVIRHGATRDRLCKELGVLCFEMEATGLMQDFPCIVIRGICDYADSHKNKIWQGYAAAAAAAFAKELLSVIPPQRVLQDKPIPQLVSG; translated from the coding sequence ATGGAGGAATATACTGTAGGCTGGTTGTGTGCCCTTTCGTTGGAAATGGCCGCCGCGAAAGGGATGCTCGATCAGGTCCATCCGAACTTACCCCAGCAGGATTCAGCCGACCATAACAGTTACATCTTGGGTCAGGTTCGAGGCCACAATATCGTCATCGCCTGCCTGCCCGCAGGCATCTATGGAACAACAGTAGCTGCCACAGTCGCCAAGGACTTGCTCCGGACCTTCAAGTCAATCCAGTTTATCTTGATGGTTGGGATCGGAGGTGGTGTACCGTCACAAACACAAGACGTTCGATTAGGGGACGTCGTGGTCAGTCAACCTACCGGGACCAGTGGAGGCGTCATCCAGTACGACCGAGGGAAAATGGTGCAAGAGGAAGATTTCCGGCGTACAGGATCACTCAACTCACCACCCCAAGTCTTATTAGCCGCCTTGAATCGTCTAAAAGCCGACTACGACACAGGAGATTGTCAGATTCCCTACTTTCTTTCAGAGATGCTGTCAAAACGTCCAATTATGAAGGAAAAGTACGGTCCACGCCATTCATCGGAGGACCGCTTATACCGAGCGGGGTATGAACATGCCGATGAGGAATTCAACTGCGACCAGTGTGACCAAACCCAGGTGTTCCAGCGGTATGctagagaagaagaagggccgCTTGTCCACTTTGGCAATATTGCGTCGGGTAACCAGGTTATTAGACATGGAGCGACACGAGACCGGCTTTGTAAAGAACTGGGGGTCCTCTGTTTCGAGATGGAGGCTACGGGACTGATGCAAGATTTCCCATGCATCGTGATCCGTGGCATTTGCGATTACGCGGATTCGCACAAGAACAAAATTTGGCAGGGCTATgcagctgcggcggcggctgcgttTGCAAAGGAGCTTCTTTCGGTTATACCGCCTCAAAGGGTCTTGCAGGACAAGCCAATCCCGCAACTGGTGTCTGGTTAG
- a CDS encoding Putative F-box domain-containing protein — translation MTPSDRDDRDEKHPDRPEQILSQAFSQLTLIDGSPDIGLRQANLRHLVTKISPWELIYLRSLIQQTTPRLADLPNLPEEVVAAISALLDCPDILTCTRVSKAWRRAWTADLVAKDVMRAHFPGLIELSPEEASPWLLLRPALERVVSVARGECISSIFIETTGPSLLKCTTVLKLDARACEYAKHNTISPSDPSPGGAGHGPGHQASNDFAYCDGKVAWQWDDYSFFVDDIRALTRTLVSPSDLVVKGEKHFTVCALSTQLLVLVNSLTMRSLIVCHLEKGQYRRVTLPSRMHEITLDKETFVVIFGPTLSRADPHVWRWESGLAKLKVPSFTEIPEIRKLIDKFSCKLKPYEAACMVYFMHHSTDKDLLYLVTGFDVCKSTKHSQHGRIACLQPLTHHQSKVAASSIDFDSVDTVHECSNSTFVIVIHKYDAMKYVQTFSYETPIMESSISLDLRLRCRPMNSYGLYNLGFNFGSNCARTFDDESPGTTSRARKTLMATTIHLTNFNTANETFTYQKRAIRSMPRWDHDVYTWRKVLSASYFWNGLIYYMQDDTAAKFKRDASKFRGAGALCIATESSTLIVGEESPWFKEDRVSWLFGVDDDFLVTVHRKGYAVWNLGSPTWRDKPWIPSFGRLRPAAPPESEYWR, via the exons ATGACCCCGTCGGACAGAGACGACAGAGACGAAAAGCACCCAGATAGGCCCGAGCAAATCCTATCTCAGGCTTTCTCGCAGCTAACACTCATCGATGGATCACCTGACATCGGCCTTCGACAAGCAAATCTACGCCATCTTGTCACAAAAATCTCGCCTTGGGAACTGATCTACCTGCGATCTTTGATCCAGCAGACGACTCCCAGGCTTGCAGACTTGCCCAACCTTCCTGAAGAGGTCGTCGCCGCGATATCCGCCCTGCTCGACTGCCCCGATATCCTCACGTGCACAAGGGTTTCCAAGGCATGGCGAAGAGCTTGGACGGCCGACCTTGTCGCCAAGGATGTTATGCGAGCCCACTTCCCCGGTCTGATCGAGCTGTCACCCGAGGAGGCGTCGCCCTGGCTCCTCCTTCGGCCAGCTCTAGAAAGGGTCGTTTCTGTTGCTCGTGGTGAATGCATATCATCCATCTTCATCGAAACGACGGGACCTTCCCTGCTTAAATGCACCACCGTGCTGAAGCTTGACGCCCGCGCTTGTGAATATGCCAAGCACAACACCATCAGCCCATCAGACCCGTCTCCCGGTGGTGCCGGTCACGGTCCCGGACACCAAGCCTCCAACGACTTCGCTTATTGCGATGGAAAAGTTGCTTGGCAATGGGACGATTACAGTTTTTTTGTTGACGACATTCGTGCCTTGACGAGAACCTTGGTTTCACCCTctgacctcgtcgtcaagggcgaAAAACACTTCACCGTATGCGCGTTGTCAAcccagcttctcgtcctcgtcaactcTCTCACAATGAGGTCCTT GATTGTTTGCCATCTCGAGAAAGGGCAATACCGACGAGTGACCCTGCCTTCCCGCATGCACGAAATCACCCTTGACAAGGAGACTTTCGTCGTCATATTCGGCCCTACCCTCTCTCGAGCAGATCCACATGTATGGCGCTGGGAGAGTGGTCTCGCCAAGCTGAAGGTGCCCAGTTTCACCGAAATCCCCGAAATTCGCAAGCTCATCGACAAGTTCTCCTGCAAACTTAAGCCCTATGAAGCGGCTTGCATGGTGTACTTTATGCATCATTCGACTGATAAAGACCTTCTATATCTTGTCACTGGTTTTGATGTCTGTAAGTCAACCAAACACTCTCAGCATGGCCGTATTGCCTGTTTGCAGCCTCTAACACATCACCAATCGAAAGTTGCGGCCAGCTCGATAGACTTCGATTCGGTCGACACAGTTCACGAGTGTTCCAATAGCACATTCGTGATTGTCATTCATAAGTATGACGCGATGAAGTATGTTCAGACATTCAGCTACGAGACTCCAATAATGGAGAGTTCGATATCTCTTGACTTGCGACTTCGATGCCGTCCCATGAACTCCTACGGGCTCTATAACCTCGGTTTCAACTTTGGCAGTAATTGTGCCCGCACATTCGATGACGAGTCGCCTGGTACAACGTCTagggcgaggaagacccTGATGGCCACGACCATTCATCTGACCAACTTCAATACGGCAAACGAGACTTTTACGTACCAAAAACGAGCGATTCGCAGCATGCCTCGGTGGGATCATGATGTCTACACTTGGCGAAAGGTACTTTCGGCAAGCTATTTCTGGAACGGTCTCATTTACTACATGCAAGATGATACTGCTGCTAAGTTTAAACGCGATGCATCCAAGTTCAGGGGCGCTGGAGCGCTTTGCATTGCCACAGAGTCTTCAACGCTGATCGTGGGCGAAGAATCGCCTTGGTTCAAAGAAGATAGGGTATCTTGGCTCTTTGGAGTAGACGATGATTTCTTGGTGACGGTTCACAGGAAGGGGTATGCTGTATGGAATCTAGGCAGCCCTACTTGGAGAGACAAGCCGTGGATTCCAAGTTTTGGACGCCTCAGACCAGCTGCACCTCCCGAATCAGAGTACTGGCGGTAG
- a CDS encoding Putative Band 7 domain, Flotillin family, Band 7/SPFH domain superfamily yields the protein MSYRVAAPDEYLAITGMSVKTVKITKAAWVWPFQRCMRFSVQPHDYAMNLQAMTKEKLQFLLPVVFTVGPDVNQRGANATHQAGHSIAPSRDDDEDDHVSSNRREDRGDSLMKYAMLLADSGENKGGTMAHLENIVKGIIEGEVRVLVSSMTMEEIFTEREVFKRRIFKNIQSELDQFGLKIYNANVKELKDAPNSNYFESLSRKAHEGASNQARIDVAEAQLRGNVGESKRKGEQEREIAKIYAETAVQKTERDIERATAEANLDTRQASLSRDVEIARVEARRALESKDEDLKRQVELKRAAAEIERLRATDVVKATIEREARQQKADAEAYAIEADAKANFEKSQRETEATAYKTQKDADALTAAEFNRTTKTADANAYKSRQDAEAHQYSAQLTAEAELALALKKAEGVAAMAEAYGKMAGAFGGPSGLLQYLMIENGTYVELAKANAGAIQGLQPKISVWNTGSQGGEGAGAGGNSGADTMRNIYQMLPPLMTTINEQTGITLPEWQFGKLNAGMEAMQGGKAQVNGNH from the coding sequence ATGTCGTATAGAGTCGCCGCCCCCGATGAGTACCTCGCCATCACGGGTATGTCCGTGAAGACGGTCAAGATCACAAAGGCAGCATGGGTGTGGCCCTTCCAGCGGTGCATGCGCTTCAGCGTCCAGCCCCACGACTATGCCATGAACCTGCAAGCCATgaccaaggagaagctccAGTTTCTCCTGCCCGTCGTCTTCACCGTTGGTCCGGATGTGAACCAGCgcggcgccaacgccacACATCAGGCCGGCCACTCCATCGCTCCAagccgcgacgacgacgaggatgaccaTGTCTCCTCCAACCGCCGCGAGGACCGCGGTGACTCGCTCATGAAGTACGCCATGTTGCTCGCCGACTCGGGCGAGAACAAGGGCGGCACCATGGCCCACCTCGAGaacatcgtcaagggcatcatcGAGGGTGAGGTTCGTGTCCTCGTCTCGAGCATGACCATGGAGGAGATCTTCACCGAGCGCGAGGTGTTCAAGCGCCGCATCTTCAAGAACATCCAGTCCGAGCTCGACCAGTTTGGCCTCAAGATCTACAACGCAAacgtcaaggagctcaaggacgCACCCAACTCCAACTACTTCGAGTCCCTGTCCCGCAAGGCCCACGAGGGCGCCAGCAACCAGGCCAGgatcgacgtcgccgaggcccagctgCGCGGAAACGTCGGCGAGTCCAAGCGCAAGGGAGAGCAGGAGCGGGAGATCGCAAAGATCTACGCCGAAACGGCCGTCCAGAAGACGGAGCGCGACATCGAgcgcgccaccgccgaggccaaccTCGACACCCGCCAGGCCTCCCTCAGCAGAGACGTCGAGATCGCCCGCGTCGAGGCCCGCCGCGCCCTCGAGtccaaggacgaggacctcaAGCGCCAGGTCGAGCTcaagcgcgccgccgccgagatcgagcgcCTGCGTGCcaccgacgtcgtcaaggccacCATCGAACGCGAGGCCCGCCAGCAaaaggccgacgccgaagcctACGCCATTGAGGCCGATGCCAAGGCCAACTTCGAGAAGAGCCAGCGCGAGACAGAGGCAACGGCCTACAAAACCCAGaaagacgccgacgcccttACCGCCGCCGAGTTCAACCGCACCACCAAGACAGCAGATGCCAACGCCTACAAGTCCCgccaggacgccgaggcccacCAGTACTCGGCCCAGCTGACCGCCGAGGCTGAGCTCGCCCTGGCGCTTaagaaggccgagggcgtcgccgcgATGGCCGAGGCTTACGGCAAGATGGCTGGCGCTTTCGGCGGCCCCTCGGGCCTGCTGCAGTACCTCATGATCGAGAACGGCACCtacgtcgagctcgccaaggccaaTGCCGGCGCCATCCAAGGTCTGCAGCCCAAGATCAGCGTCTGGAACACGGgcagccagggcggcgagggcgccggcgccggcgggaaCTCGGGGGCCGACACCATGCGCAACATCTACCAGATGCTGCCGCCCCTAATGACCACCATCAACGAGCAGACGGGCATCACGCTCCCCGAGTGGCAGTTCGGCAAGCTCAACGCCGGTATGGAGGCGATGCAAGGCGGCAAGGCGCAGGTCAACGGCAACCACTAA
- a CDS encoding Putative major facilitator superfamily, MFS transporter superfamily: MARATSPSTPPTPSDDRTVVATVLDDDDDNDASSTISRFSSRSSFDSERPSSWRKRPSRRAASTLRAISFVAALISALCAGSITVFSMYGHIFQERLHYTQFQVNGLAISSSIALYLPVSFLGYICDRVGTPPLSLLAAILFGGGYALAAGTYRKLEAENLGGLRDYAGNRITGGADWTYPLMIFAFVCVGVGTCSMYLAAVATCAKNFGKGKHRGLALAVPIAAFGLSGMWLSQLGSHVFYERLPDGTAGDLDVFHFFVFLAILLLVVGVVGAFTLKVVDEEDIFEEAAEELERSGLLERSTSFLSARELERSRGYGAIGQIDDDPEDGGVLGPAEDDAKLRKKMVLNAETRSFLADKTMWCFALGFLLMIGPGEAFINNLGTVIGTLYPPTMRYVGPPTSAATHVSIVGITSTVARLATGTLTDLLAPSPQTQHLQVSSSPPFLRGRPAISRVAFLLFFAIVLSLGLVALASGLIQEHGERFWIVSGLIGSGYGAVFSLTPIIITVIWGVENFATNWGIVAMFPALGSTFWGLVYSAVYQSGAENSPQRDGGGDVFCYGQQCYAPTFWAMAITVWVACGMILFAWKGKGGWAQRGIII, from the coding sequence ATGGCGCGAGCCACGAGCCCGTCAACTCCGCCAACCCCGTCCGACGACCGGACAGTCGTGGCAActgtcctcgacgacgatgacgataACGATGCATCTTCCACCATCAGCCGCTTCAGCTCGCGATCATCCTTCGACTCCGAAAGACCCTCCTCCTGGCGCAAGCGCCCAAGCCGCCGTGCGGCCAGCACCCTGCGAGCCATCTCCTTCGTCGCCGCTCTAATCTCCGCCCTCTGTGCTGGCTCCATCACCGTCTTTTCCATGTACGGCCACATTTTCCAAGAGCGTCTGCATTACACCCAGTTCCAGGTCAACGGGCTCGCCATCAGCAGCTCCATCGCTCTCTACCTACCCGTCTCGTTTCTCGGCTACATCTGCGACCGCGTTGGCACACCACCCCTCTCCCTGCTGGCCGCTATActgttcggcggcggctatGCTTTGGCTGCCGGCACATACCggaagctcgaggccgagaacctGGGAGGCCTGCGCGACTATGCCGGCAACCGCATCACCGGTGGTGCCGACTGGACCTATCCGCTGATGATCTTCGCGTTTGtctgcgtcggcgtcggtaCCTGTTCCATGtacctggccgccgtcgcgacGTGCGCCAAGAACTTTGGTAAGGGGAAGCATCGCGGTCTGGCTCTCGCTGTGCCCATCGCCGCCTTTGGATTGAGTGGCATGTGGCTAAGCCAGCTTGGCAGCCATGTATTTTACGAGCGCCTGCCGGACGGTACGGCCGGAGACCTGGATGTTTTCcacttcttcgtcttcctggcCATTCTCCTGCTGGTCGTCGGGGTCGTCGGGGCCTTCACTCTGAaggttgtcgacgaggaggacattTTTGAGGAAGCCGCTGAGGAGCTCGAGCGGAGCGGTCTCCTGGAGCGAAGCACTTCATTCCTCAGCGCGCGCGAGCTTGAACGTAGCAGAGGATACGGCGCAATCGGACAAATCGATGACGACCCCGAAGATGGCGGCGTGCTTGGGCcagccgaagacgacgccaaactcaggaagaagatggtgCTCAATGCCGAAACGAGAAGCTTTCTGGCCGACAAGACCATGTGGTGCTTCGCTCTCGGCTTCCTGCTGATGATCGGCCCCGGTGAGGCATTCATCAACAATCTGGGCACGGTCATCGGGACCCTGTATCCGCCCACCATGCGCTACGTCGGACCTCCGACTTCGGCTGCGACGCACGTCTCCATCGTTGGCATTACGAGCACGGTTGCCCGTCTGGCCACCGGGACCCTGACCGACCTGCTGGCACCCTCGCCACAGACGCAGCACCTGCAGgtttcgtcgtcgccgccattcCTCCGCGGGAGGCCAGCCATCTCCCGCGTCGCATTTCTCCTGTTCTTCGCCATTGTGCTGTCCCTCGGCCTGGTCGCCCTGGCTTCCGGTCTCATTCAGGAGCACGGCGAACGCTTCTGGATCGTTTCCGGCCTGATCGGCTCCGGTTACGGAGCCGTCTTCAGTCTGAcgcccatcatcatcacagTCATCTGGGGCGTCGAGAACTTTGCGACCAATTggggcatcgtcgccatgtTCCCCGCCCTCGGGTCGACCTTTTGGGGCCTGGTCTACTCGGCCGTGTACCAGTCGGGCGCCGAGAACTCGCCTcagcgcgacggcggcggggacgtcTTCTGCTACGGCCAGCAGTGCTACGCGCCGACTTTctgggccatggccatcaccGTCTGGGTGGCGTGTGGCATGATCCTCTTTGCCTGGAAGGGCAAGGGCGGATGGGCGCAGCGGGGCATCATCATTTAA
- a CDS encoding Putative heterokaryon incompatibility → MVIVALVMSERKKALVQQSPTMNHEMNIFSTHRPALTIFTSHDLSQRLHRSTRDDLGSTPDANNSLRNAVNRAAAPTMRLINVNTLSLDEFYGDDVPRYAIVSHTWGAEEVTFQDWRDHRVAREKNGFQKIELARAQALRDGLDYLWIDTCCINKESSAELSEAINSMFAWYECSMKCYAYLSDIEHAGEELGNSSNKSDKYQILSRSRWFTRGWTLQELLAPREVLFFSRDWIPLGNRRSLADAIQSITNIDCQYLHRRSRKLLSGASVAERMSWLSCRKTTRVEDMAYCMLGIFDINMPLLYGEGAKSFTRLQEEILKTSTDQSLFCWSWTESDPGSWVSMLAPSPRNFRNGQGYQPANDATSRPVPYSMTNFGLSIQLTLIRPADIRISNFGFRPPQYIGVLAASTKDGHLIGVPLEEAGVTDTYRVIRDFPRPIALQWTSLRTLKAENLKGEVHDIFVPSKASGRDLEVVQVKPYDSSFHLGEYAVMLLIINSRGSGMEIFTRIEAIPRYTDSMAGFITMKKFRLPRNLAHNSSASSTFRATEAHGALVRLHSNSLSQKDGALCLLFGVLVDEERQTRWVFRYLEGLTESRTSFNEANLERLLRDASTNWQSPSSKAEAKSGSAQTTERRRVTKRDSITTSLGPEFRAEVNDRKTVAKAAHVIVSGLPAGLRTVESL, encoded by the exons atGGTGATAGTAGCGTTAGTCATGTCtgagagaaagaaagcatTGGTACAGCAAAGTCCAACCATGAATCATGAGATGAATATTT TTAGTACACACCGCCCCGCTCTCACCATCTTCACATCTCACGATCTCTCACAGCGCCTCCATCGGTCGACGAGAGATGACCTCGGATCAACCCCGGACGCGAACAACTCGTTACGGAATGCCGTTAACCGTGCGGCGGCACCCACCATGCGCCTCATCAACGTCAACACGCTTTCTCTAGATGAATtctacggcgacgacgtgccCCGGTACGCCATTGTCTCCCACACATGGGGTGCCGAGGAGGTGACCTTCCAGGACTGGAGGGATCACAGGGTCgcgagggagaagaacgGGTTCCAGAAGATTGAGCTCGCCAGGGCGCAGGCCCTTCGCGACGGCCTGGACTACCTATGGATCGACACCTGCTGCATCAACAAGGAGAGTTCCGCCGAGCTgtccgaggccatcaactCCATGTTCGCCTGGTACGAGTGCTCGATGAAGTGCTACGCCTACCTGTCCGACATCGAgcatgccggcgaggagctggggAACAGTAGCAACAAAAGCGACAAATACCAGATCCTGTCTCGGAGTCGGTGGTTCACCCGCGGATGGACGCTCCAGGAACTCCTGGCGCCTCGGGAGGTCCTCTTTTTCTCTAGGGATTGGATTCCCTTGGGTAACCGCAGGTCGCTAGCCGACGCCATTCAGAGCATCACAAACATCGACTGCCAATACCTTCACAGGCGGAGCAGGAAGCTCCTCTCCGGCGCCAGCGTCGCCGAGCGTATGTCCTGGCTCTCGTGCCGCAAGACGACGCGGGTCGAGGACATGGCCTATTGCATGCTCGGCATCTTCGACATCAATATGCCGCTCCTCTACGGCGAAGGCGCCAAGTCCTTCACGAGGCTCCAGGAAGAGATCCTCAAGACCTCGACGGACCAGTCGCTCTTCTGCTGGTCGTGGACCGAGAGCGACCCGGGCTCGTGGGTCAGCATGctggcgccctcgccgcggaACTTTCGCAATGGCCAGGGCTACCAGCCGGCCAACGACGCGACGAGCCGGCCGGTGCCGTACTCGATGACGAACTTCGGTCTCTCGATACAGCTGACCCTGATCCGGCCGGCCGACATCCGTATCTCCAACTTTGGCTTCCGCCCACCGCAATACATCGGCGTGCTGGCCGCGAGCACCAAGGACGGCCATCTTATCGGCGTGCCGCTGGAAGAGGCCGGCGTCACAGACACGTACCGCGTCATCCGTGACTTCCCGCGCCCGATCGCGCTGCAGTGGACCAGTCTCCGCACCCTGAAGGCGGAGAACCTCAAAGGAGAGGTCCACGACATCTTCGTCCCCTCGAAGGCGTCTGGGAGGGACCTTGAAGTTGTGCAGGTCAAGCCGTATGACTCGAGCTTCCACCTTGGGGAGTACGCCGTCATGcttctcatcatcaacagcagGGGCTCCGGGATGGAGATATTCACCCGCATCGAGGCCATCCCGAGGTACACGGATTCGATGGCGGGGTTCATCACAATGAAGAAGTTTAGACTCCCGCGGAACCTAGCCCACAACAGCTCCGCGTCTTCGACCTTTCGCGCGACCGAGGCGCACGGCGCTCTGGTACGCCTCCACTCCAACTCGTTGAGCCAGAAGGACGGGGCCCTGTGTCTGCTGTTCGGCGTGCtagtcgacgaggagaggcaGACGAGGTGGGTCTTCCGATACCTCGAGGGCCTCACCGAGTCCAGGACGTCGTTCAACGAGGCGAACCTGGAGAGGTTGCTGAGGGACGCGTCGACTAACTGGCAATCGCCGTCATCGAAAGCGGAGGCGAAGAGCGGTTCCGCCCAGACGACCGAGAGGAGGCGCGTGACGAAGCGGGACAGCATCACGACGTCGCTGGGGCCGGAGTTTAGGGCTGAGGTCAACGATCGGAAGACGGTCGCCAAGGCGGCGCATGTTATTGTTTCGGGGCTGCCGGCTGGTTTAAGGACCGTTGAGTCATTATAA